In a single window of the Pseudogemmatithrix spongiicola genome:
- a CDS encoding integrase core domain-containing protein: MSTRRPSIASSRRAIARTATARRSAAVGGSGRTISTSRSTTRLAYAALLPTQDAAACTRFLEAARRWFAQLGIAVTGVMTDNAKAYTSHAVQAALAAHGIRHLRTKPYRPQTNGKAERFIQTALRRWAYKKPYRTSAHRNAALPDFLDCYNVERPHRSLGRVPPLLHFLMQREQRP, encoded by the coding sequence ATGTCGACACGAAGGCCCTCGATCGCTTCGTCACGGCGGGCCATCGCGCGCACGGCAACCGCTCGAAGGTCGGCCGCCGTCGGGGGCTCGGGCAGGACCATCTCCACGTCGCGGTCGACGACGCGGCTCGCGTACGCGGCGCTGCTGCCGACACAGGACGCGGCGGCGTGCACCCGCTTCCTCGAGGCGGCGCGCCGCTGGTTTGCGCAGCTGGGCATCGCCGTCACCGGTGTGATGACCGACAACGCCAAGGCGTACACGAGCCACGCGGTGCAGGCCGCGCTGGCCGCGCACGGGATCCGGCACCTGCGCACCAAGCCCTACCGCCCGCAGACGAACGGCAAGGCGGAGCGCTTCATCCAGACCGCGCTCCGCCGCTGGGCCTACAAGAAGCCATACCGGACCTCGGCGCACCGCAACGCGGCGCTGCCCGACTTCCTAGATTGCTACAACGTCGAACGGCCGCACCGGTCGCTCGGCCGCGTCCCGCCGCTGCTCCACTTCCTCATGCAGCGTGAACAACGTCCTTAG
- a CDS encoding VOC family protein yields the protein MAATAGWFTPMLHAMDLARSIRFYETLGFELIDTDRCEPLGWARLHCQGGAVMLLRAEHPPEIDKQGVMFYMYADDLPPYRQRLVDAGLEPTEIQYPDHGPSGEIYLRDPDGYFIGVAHWGEKEHSEWLKRIGRTSI from the coding sequence ATGGCCGCCACCGCCGGATGGTTCACGCCCATGCTGCACGCGATGGACCTCGCGCGCTCCATTCGCTTCTACGAGACCCTCGGCTTCGAACTCATCGACACCGACCGCTGCGAGCCGCTGGGCTGGGCCCGCCTCCACTGCCAGGGCGGCGCCGTGATGCTGCTGCGCGCCGAGCACCCGCCCGAGATCGACAAGCAGGGCGTCATGTTCTACATGTACGCCGACGACCTGCCGCCGTATCGCCAGCGCCTGGTGGACGCGGGACTCGAGCCCACGGAGATCCAGTATCCCGACCACGGCCCGAGCGGCGAGATCTACCTGCGCGATCCCGATGGCTACTTCATCGGCGTGGCGCACTGGGGCGAGAAGGAACACTCGGAGTGGCTCAAGCGCATCGGACGCACAAGCATCTGA
- a CDS encoding DUF6526 family protein, with the protein MSSRPQSFQSHTAWQPMFHFIASPLTMLYMLYAINLAFREPVKANLIHAVWATAIAVGVFASRIMVLTVQNRVIRLEMRLRLKELLSGDLLARSKALTVRQLIALRFASDAELPALIERTLKGEFKSGKEIKAAIKDWQADWLRA; encoded by the coding sequence ATGTCCTCCCGCCCACAGTCGTTCCAGAGCCACACGGCCTGGCAGCCCATGTTCCACTTCATCGCCTCGCCGCTCACGATGCTCTACATGCTGTACGCCATCAACCTGGCGTTTCGTGAGCCGGTCAAGGCGAACCTCATCCACGCGGTCTGGGCGACCGCGATCGCCGTCGGCGTGTTCGCCTCGCGCATCATGGTACTCACGGTCCAGAACCGCGTGATTCGCCTCGAGATGCGCCTGCGCCTCAAGGAGCTCCTGAGCGGCGACCTCCTCGCGCGCAGCAAGGCGCTCACGGTGCGCCAGCTGATCGCGCTGCGCTTCGCCTCCGACGCCGAACTCCCCGCGCTCATCGAGCGCACGCTCAAGGGCGAGTTCAAGTCGGGCAAGGAGATCAAGGCCGCCATCAAGGACTGGCAGGCCGACTGGCTCCGGGCCTAA